The following nucleotide sequence is from Drosophila kikkawai strain 14028-0561.14 chromosome 2L, DkikHiC1v2, whole genome shotgun sequence.
TATAAGTATCCTTTTCGGAAACTTTAACTTTGTCTGCTTTCGGGACATCCTTCATGGCCAGTACTTCCTGCAATTGGTTCTCCATTTTGGTGAGGGCAGCTAGCAAACTTCCTTCAAGTTTATCTTGAATTTCATTCAATTTATCCTGAACCTCTTTTAGTTGTGTTTCCATCTTGTCCTGGCGCCTATCCACTTGGTTGAGTATTGGTTGCAGTGCATTTAGGCAGAAACTATCGCATTCGCTAGGATTCGGTTCATCGATAAGGCAAACAAAGCCGGAACTGTGATCCTTTGCCAATGATCCTTTCCAaagacacagacacacagcCAGTGTGCACAGCAAATAGGATCCTGACTTGAACATTTTGATATTGGTGACAGTGTCTACAACCGAAGAAAGTTTCTAATCAACTAATTTCAGAATCATTCGATGGCTTTCCAAGAAAGCTACGGATTTCGTGGTGATTAATAAGCACTGCTACACTCTATGTGCTGATTTGTATATTTCACTTTAAGTGCTGAAACATATGTTTATTTTAGCACATAAGcacataatataaattttatattccatGTTTACACAGTCATAAAATCCCTTTCTTAGTAAATTATTAACAACACAAGAATAATAACTTTGAactcaaattttatttgacaatTTTATAATGAAACTGCCTGGCAAATAACAGTATGATGCTCTGTACATGTGGCTAAAATGCTACTATATTGATAAAGTAAAGGACAGTTCGAGTTGGGGTCAAATGGATTAGCGTCatacttatacatatattttccattgGGGATCTTATGGCCCTCCCAGTACGAACCAGTTTCCCCATCTTCTCCTAAAGCATTGAGTACTTCTCTGTCTATGGATCCTGGAAGATAACCTCCCATCTGACGACAGGTTTGCCCAATCTTGCTTATTTTCTAAACTACAAAACATTCTTGGACGTATCGTCTTGCAATTCTTGGTCACTTTATCTGTATCCTTTACCGAAACTTCAACTATGTCTACAATCGAAGAAAGTTTCTTATGAACTGATTCCAGAACCATTCGATGACACTTTATATGCTAAAATATAGTTATCATTTATAAAGCTGACTATACTTTATGTGCTGATATGTATAATGCACAAAAAGTGTCGTcagctttataaatatttatttattattattataaatataaaataatattatatataaaggtAGCTATATGTCTAAGgtttaataattgaaaaagtgATAGCTTTTCttggaatataaattaaatttagaaaaacaaaacccataaatataatttcaagaATCATAAATGCCTGCCAGACATTAGtaaatttcaagaaaaatgtaatttctctaagattctaaataaataaattaacaagactcataaaataaaaagaataaaatgcCTAATATAGTATCAAAATCTTATCTGTATTaatacttaattaaaatattagtaaataaaactaaaattactCACATAAATTGCTATCCTGCATCAACTTTGCATAACAAATGCCACTGTCAGGGCCTTGGAAACAGAtatgattattattactaCGCAggactctgtgtgtgtttggggctctcattaaaattgcattgtgtgtgtgctgctgctgctggaaggGATGGAATGGGGATAGATCTGTAATTAGAGAGTCACATTAGGACTGCAGGAGTCCAAGAAACGATGTCCAGGTGTCAGGCTCATGGTGCAAATTGAATTATCGCCCAGCGTTGATGATGTAACTTTAACGATGGTATGATTCCCGATGCCAAGGAACTTTGAGGGCACGACTATCATCCAAAGGGCTGTTCGCTATTAATTCATTAGCTCtgacccacacacacacgcttgAGAGGGTCGAATGTTTCGGGCTTGATTGAATGGCCAAAATGTGTTCGGTGGTGTGTCGCCGTGTTTTGCGGGGTGACAATTCAGTTAACTGTTTAATTTGCTTGAAATAATTGAGGCTCCAGACGTTAATTTTCCCTTCGCTCTTAAGCtgcatttaattattacattttggATGGACAAAGAGAATTGCAGTTGAGGAAAACTTAGTTGAAAATTGAGCTGTATTTTAAAGTAAGTTATGTATGAATGTATCCAAATATTGATATATCGGTACCGTAGCgatattcaaaattcaataaataaattagtatATTAAAGTTACTATTCTGCTCGAACCAAAATAATAGGAAAgagaaactgaaactgaaattaaaactgaaattgatatcgaaatcgaaattgaaaCATAAAATTGAAAgcgaaaatgaaattgaaattaaaactgaaaatgaaattaaaactgaaactgaaactgaaatcTAAATTGAAACATAAAATTGAAAGCGaaactgaaattgaaaacgCACAGCTTCGTTGATCTTCAACTCTCACACACTCGCACTTGGTACTTGATTTTAAGTATTGGCAGAGCCCcggcttcgttgtttttgttgtcattGATATGCGGAAcatgttttttgttgttgccttttggCAAGTGCTTTTTACGTCATCTCCGCCAGCGTTGTTTATTATGAGAGAGCGATTGCAGGGTATACTATAGCGACGAAAGGGAACTACTCTTTTTATGAGCAGCTTGAAACACTACCAAGGgatctaaattttaaaaaataaatagacaaaaataaagtatcataaggaaaatgtaataatcgttttagaatatttaaatatcgaaaaatatcgacATTTACATTAATATAACCTTAttataagataaataaaatattgaaatggtATTTATGTTTCTATTTTCCCGATTATATAGTTTcgttatataaaaaaatagctattgatcaaatttatattgcaacaataaaaaatcgAATTATATGTTTATCGACTTTCACTTGAAATATCGATACAGTAATGATAAATCGATTTTCTACCATTTTACCATAtcttaactaattaaaaaaaaataatatatttctatttaataattaatttaaaatttatagttttaattattaatttataatttaaattattaattctaatttaattaatattaataaaatataaatgaactattaaatagaaatatattattaattgtaatttctacaaacttctttattattaaaaaactttaaaaaagtaTCCTTTTATTAACTCTTAGAAAAACAAACTAATTTGATTAGCTAGTTAGGTAACCCGTTAGTTGTTATGACACTAGCTTTAAGCCACAAGGCTGCTAACTTGGTCAATGTTGAATATTGGCAGAAACAGAAAACATAAAACGAGTATTCAAGCATTCGAGCATTTGAAGGCATTTGTAAACACAGAAAGAGAGACAGGGCTCAGTGAGTTGTTAAGCCAAGAACGTGACGGTCGATTGATCGAACAGGTGTAGCAGCAGGTTAATGACTAACCATTGCCATTATGCCGGCGGCTATCAAGTGGCAGTGGTTCCTGCTCTTTAGCCTTCttttggtgctgctgctgctgatcccGCAGGAAACTGGGGCTGCCTCCAAGCGAGGTACTTGTGTGTCTCTAGAATTATCAGTAAATAATGAGTTTCATTTGCAGTAAAACTATGCCTTCAGCCCACAATCAGTGGGCGGTGCTTTGGCTATGTGGAGAGCTTCGCCTACAATCCCCTGAAGCGACATTGCGAGCCCTTCATCTACGGCGGATGTGGCGGCAACGATAACCGCTTCACCACCAAAGCCGAATGCGAGTTCAACTGTCgtgatatttaaaaacaaatttcagtAAAGCCTAACTTGacttaattaaagtaaaatcaTTCCTTAAGACACTCCATATTCTCGTGAAATGAACAACAAAGTCTCCTctcattttgtttatattttgtatattttatatgtaaatattttcaatgcGTGGTCTCATTGGCCTTTGTCCGATTGCGTCGCTTCACGTGTCTCGCATTATTGCAGATCTTGTCACAGTCCTCGAGGGTCTGGAATTGCCTCTTGTTGCTGCAGCCAATATACCGACATTTCTGCGTCTCCGGATcgtaatatatattcattGTGCTGGGCATACAAATGCCATTGCTTGTGCTCGGCACCGACTGGCAGAGGTCACCTgaaagcaatttaaaattagaatTAACTTTCAGTTAATATCacattaatttctaatttgaaatttggaattGTTCAAATGGAAATAAGTTTtcttttaagatattttgggGTCTTGAAGAAGAAAAATTTACACTAGCATTTCCACTTGTTACAATTCCTAAGttaagtagttttttttagaaattttccCATTAATTTCCCTttcaaaattcatttaatactCACGAACTGTGGCCTCAACGGGCACCTGCTTCTCCTGGATCATGGCCAAAATCACACAAAGCAAAACCGTTATTCTCAGTTGACATTGGGCCGACATTTTGGTTAGAAATACTTTCTATACTTTCTTGAAGAATATACGGGCAAAATAGGAGTTGCTCAGAATCTTTGTAGATTTTTGAACCGTTGCTCAAGTTGGTCAGCTTTGTATTGCAGCTGTGCTCTTCTCCCTGATGATGTCGTCAATCTGGCTCAGGACAATCGCAAATGCGCAGCAGCCGCTCGTCGCCATTCAGTACACACACGGAATGTGTCCGATTTCACAGAGTCTAGTATATGGTTGATGATCGGCCGATCTGATGTCTGATGGCTTTTCTTAGTATTTCTTGATTGATTCTTTGAATTTTATGAGTTCTTTAGACCCGCCAAAGTTCAACGGCAGTGCAAGAGCCAAAAGTGATTCGGCGCAGAAGCTTCGATGTCGTTATGCAGATTAGAGAATGTCTTCCCTTCGCTTGGACTTTGTCTGTTGGCAGTTCttggaattatatatattttaatattttttgggggGCCGAAAATATGAAATGCAAAGAAATCGAGAAAAGCCAGAAAAGCGAGAAAAGCCAGGGAATTTGTTCACCGCGCACTTGGTAGCCACTGACTAAATGTTGTGTAGCAAACTCGACTCGAAGCCTCGAACAAAAGGAACTCTATATGTGTAATCAGGCCTCTGTCGGCGATAGCTCAGCTGCTGATTCGGATTTTGCAGAGAGAACTTAAACATCCACTGGgggaaatatatacaaaataattacatttattcactaataatataagtataaaaaaGCAGGTTTAAGAATGAAAAGTAACTCAGAAAATCAACTGAAAATCGGGAGAATGGTATACAAAAAAatcgtaaataaaatatttataaatcaattatgGTGTTTTAAAGTTTGattttaatgaatatatatcttaatattaattttttttaatatttttaaatttaagttcagTGTTCTACTGATAAGACTTCCAAACGACATCGACATCTCGACATAGTCTCTCTGTGATTTCGCCTGTGGaatcgatgatgatgatgaagatgCTCCGGCTCGCTCTCCTTCGGCGAGATTCCGGCTAAATCTGGCGAGTGCCTGTTGCAGAAGGCCGCGGACAAAGGGAAGGGAGCTTGCATTGCGATTATAAGGCCATCGTGACGTATACGTAACGAACAGCAAATGctctcaaaaaaataatatacatacattttatatacaaaaataaacaaacaataagCTAATCTCATTCACAATATCTGGTTCAATGGCATTACAAATTCAGGTCTTAGGGCTTAGCCTTTTACTATATTTAAGTTATATTCAAGTTAATCACGTTAAAGaactttaaaatatcgaaaaatatcgagATTAACGTGAATATATCCTTATAACCAAATTAATAacatataaattgtatttatttttgcattttctcCAATATAtacctttattttattaaat
It contains:
- the LOC108086086 gene encoding chymotrypsin inhibitor SCI-III produces the protein MPAAIKWQWFLLFSLLLVLLLLIPQETGAASKRVKLCLQPTISGRCFGYVESFAYNPLKRHCEPFIYGGCGGNDNRFTTKAECEFNCRDI
- the LOC108086070 gene encoding uncharacterized protein yields the protein MSAQCQLRITVLLCVILAMIQEKQVPVEATVRDLCQSVPSTSNGICMPSTMNIYYDPETQKCRYIGCSNKRQFQTLEDCDKICNNARHVKRRNRTKANETTH